From one Bos indicus x Bos taurus breed Angus x Brahman F1 hybrid chromosome 7, Bos_hybrid_MaternalHap_v2.0, whole genome shotgun sequence genomic stretch:
- the TSPAN16 gene encoding tetraspanin-16 isoform X1 — MAERHIPYYSLKKLFSFFNGVTVLSGMILIGLSIYVNFRGAVLTKVLGRSSAYLFHVGYLCLVMGSVTVLLGFARWHGAAKESRGTLLFCFLVMVIILIVQITAATVVLAFFPVVREVALEHNFVTLRKNYRGYKEPDDYSMRWNLVMEKLKCCGVKNYTDFSGSSFERVTGHTYPRCCCKSPGTVDCDGHNVSADVIHQEGCFPKLLKITKTQSANLSGGCLGTAVMQLPGILATLLLFIKLG; from the exons ATGGCTGAAAGGCACATTCCATATTATTCCTTGaagaaactgttttctttcttcaatgGTGTTACTGTT CTCTCTGGCATGATCCTCATTGGTCTGAGCATCTATGTGAATTTCAGAGGGGCTGTCCTGACCAAGGTCCTTGGGCGGTCCTCTGCGTACCTGTTTCATGTTGGCTACCTGTGCCTGGTGATGGGCAGCGTCACGGTGCTGCTTGGCTTTGCCAGGTGGCATGGAGCAGCCAAGGAAAGCAGAGGCACCCTCTTGTTT TGTTTCTTGGTCATGGTCATCATTCTCATTGTGCAAATCACGGCTGCCACGGTGGTCCTTGCCTTCTTCCCGGTT GTTCGAGAAGTGGCCCTGGAGCACAACTTCGTGACCCTGAGGAAGAATTACAGAGGTTACAAGGAGCCAGATGACTATTCCATGCGATGGAATTTGGTCATGGAGAAG CTCAAGTGCTGCGGAGTGAAGAACTACACAGATTTTTCTGGCTCCTCCTTTGAAAGGGTGACAGGTCACACCTACCCCCGGTGCTGCTGTAAATCCCCAGGGACCGTGGACTGCGATGGACACAACGTGTCTGCAGACGTCATCCACCAGGAG GGCTGTTTCCCTAAGCTCCTGAAAATAACCAAGACTCAGAGCGCCAACCTGAGTGGGGGCTGTCTGGGGACAGCAGTGATGCAG CTGCCAGGAATTCTTGCCACCTTGCTGCTGTTCATCAAGCTGGGCTGA
- the TSPAN16 gene encoding tetraspanin-16 isoform X2 produces the protein MAERHIPYYSLKKLFSFFNGVTVLSGMILIGLSIYVNFRGAVLTKVLGRSSAYLFHVGYLCLVMGSVTVLLGFARWHGAAKESRGTLLFVREVALEHNFVTLRKNYRGYKEPDDYSMRWNLVMEKLKCCGVKNYTDFSGSSFERVTGHTYPRCCCKSPGTVDCDGHNVSADVIHQEGCFPKLLKITKTQSANLSGGCLGTAVMQLPGILATLLLFIKLG, from the exons ATGGCTGAAAGGCACATTCCATATTATTCCTTGaagaaactgttttctttcttcaatgGTGTTACTGTT CTCTCTGGCATGATCCTCATTGGTCTGAGCATCTATGTGAATTTCAGAGGGGCTGTCCTGACCAAGGTCCTTGGGCGGTCCTCTGCGTACCTGTTTCATGTTGGCTACCTGTGCCTGGTGATGGGCAGCGTCACGGTGCTGCTTGGCTTTGCCAGGTGGCATGGAGCAGCCAAGGAAAGCAGAGGCACCCTCTTGTTT GTTCGAGAAGTGGCCCTGGAGCACAACTTCGTGACCCTGAGGAAGAATTACAGAGGTTACAAGGAGCCAGATGACTATTCCATGCGATGGAATTTGGTCATGGAGAAG CTCAAGTGCTGCGGAGTGAAGAACTACACAGATTTTTCTGGCTCCTCCTTTGAAAGGGTGACAGGTCACACCTACCCCCGGTGCTGCTGTAAATCCCCAGGGACCGTGGACTGCGATGGACACAACGTGTCTGCAGACGTCATCCACCAGGAG GGCTGTTTCCCTAAGCTCCTGAAAATAACCAAGACTCAGAGCGCCAACCTGAGTGGGGGCTGTCTGGGGACAGCAGTGATGCAG CTGCCAGGAATTCTTGCCACCTTGCTGCTGTTCATCAAGCTGGGCTGA